Proteins encoded together in one Salvia miltiorrhiza cultivar Shanhuang (shh) unplaced genomic scaffold, IMPLAD_Smil_shh fragScaff_scaffold_143_1, whole genome shotgun sequence window:
- the LOC131002505 gene encoding receptor like protein 22-like, translating into MSKSLSIFHLNANNFSGPIPSIFIKGCSLESINLSGNKLQGRLPKSLINCKSLRGLDVGNNRIRDKFPFWMEGLPELRVLVLKSNKFDGNMSLPSRSNLPFPKLQVLDISENEFVGSLPQRYFKSFRAMMDVKENQTDGYYDEFQGFLEMRITLKGLDQLLTRLLEAFTTIDLSSNNFSGSIPDSIGNLNSLRYLNLSHNNLMGHIPASLGNISVLESLDLSSNKLDGRIPSELTRLTFLAKLNLSMNDLVGQIPRSNQFSTFENDSYVGNLRLCGVPLTRKCNEENEQQMQPEEEEDEYGFIDGFGWRSVVMGYGSGIIVGIGIGCWIIRFGRPRWLVEFFFGVGYTYNKNKKKKKTRKRATPTQRRS; encoded by the coding sequence ATGAGCAAATCGTTGTCcatatttcatttaaatgcaaataactttagtggccccattccatcaatatttatcaAAGGGTGTAGTCTTGAGTCCATCAATTTGAGtggtaataaattgcaaggaagaTTACCTAAATCCTTAATCAATTGCAAAAGTCTGAGGGGCCTCGATGTTGGAAATAATAGAATACGAGACAAATTTCCGTTTTGGATGGAAGGTCTTCCTGAGCTTCGAGTGCTCGTCTTGAAGTCTAACAAGTTTGATGGTAACATGTCGCTACCTTCACGAAGCAACCTTCCATTTCCCAAGTTGCAAGTATTAGATATATCAGAGAACGAATTTGTGGGCTCTCTACCTCAAAGATATTTCAAGAGTTTTAGAGCAATGATGGATGTAAAGGAAAATCAAACAGATGGATATTATGATGAATTTCAAGGATTTTTGGAGATGAGAATCACTTTGAAAGGTCTCGATCAGTTACTGACGAGATTGTTGGAAGCCTTTACAACCATTGACTTATCCTCCAACAATTTCTCTGGTAGTATTCCAGATTCCATAGGTAATCTTAATTCTTTGAGATACTTGAATTTGTCCCACAATAATCTCATGGGACACATACCTGCATCTCTTGGAAATATAAGTGTGCTTGAATCATTGGACTTGTCATCGAACAAATTGGATGGAAGAATTCCAAGTGAATTGACGAGGTTGACATTTCTTGCCAAATTAAACCTTTCAATGAATGATCTCGTGGGACAAATACCACGATCTAATCAGTTTTCCACATTTGAGAATGATTCATACGTGGGAAACTTGAGATTGTGTGGAGTTCCGTTGACGAGAAAATGCAACGAGGAGAATGAGCAGCAGATGCagccagaagaagaagaagatgagtatggatttatagatggatttggatggagaagtgtggtgatgggatatggaagtggaatcatagttggaattggaattggttGTTGGATTATTCGATTTGGAAGGCCAAGATGGTTGGTGGAATTCTTTTTTGGTGTTGGATATACATacaacaagaacaagaagaagaagaagacaaggaAGAGAGCTACTCCAACACAGAGGAGAAGTTGA
- the LOC131002504 gene encoding DNA excision repair protein ERCC-1-like, with protein MENRGDPEQQKQNNASFVVKIPSYEEVVESSQPKSQSLFKPSSSFSQAFNFIKNTEFYTTPPSAPVAQSSKDAPSSSQGSYPRQTIQSEAPSTSVSPAGANRNAIIVSHRQKGNPLLKHIRNVRWVFADVVCDYLLGQNTCALYLRFEVKYSFIDVYMLGIKYISYGMF; from the exons ATGGAAAACAGAGGTGATCCTGAGCAGCAGAAACAGAATAATGCATCATTTGTTGTGAAAATACCTTCATATGAAGAGGTGGTTGAGAGCTCCCAACCTAAGTCGCAATCTTTATTCAAGCCTTCCTCCTCCTTTTCGCAAGCTTTCAATTTTATCAAAAACACTGAATTTTACACCACCCCGCCGTCTGCACCAGTGGCTCAGTCCTCCAAAGATGCCCCTTCATCCTCTCAAGGATCTTATCCAAG GCAAACCATTCAATCTGAAGCTCCTTCCACTTCAGTTTCACCAGCTGGTGCAAATCGGAATGCCATCATCGTTAGCCATAGACAG AAGGGCAACCCTTTGCTAAAGCATATAAGGAATGTTCGATGGGTTTTCGCTGATGTTGTTTGCGACTACTTGTTGGGCCAAAATACTTGTGCGCTTTATTTGAGGTTTGAAGTCAAGTACAGTTTCATCGATGTTTATATGTTGGGAATCAAGTACATTTCCTATGGCATGTTTTGA
- the LOC131002549 gene encoding uncharacterized protein LOC131002549 yields the protein MDSGRLPHGDHDRSALNLPVISNNFSRSSPEKLSQAEIPTGNEKNPSDIDETVMVEEVVPTSEKEAVPTSSSGKKTTYAAALGPRVRKPDLSAHRFQALHTSSSGGIDTLKIPSDFLQQRVMEFKFALIGRLMLRKGSKPRLTQDLKAELQKIWNTSQEWQLIPMGKGFFTLKFSSLADKKVAKEKLNLEISDGCLRLREWVPKFDPYKECSSLAQVWVRIYYLPIELWHPEVIAAVGRYLGNPIRIDGGSADRDVGHYARVLIEIDLALPLRESLMIDEDNSSIYIEFSYESLPTFCNHCKIVGHTPEKCRKLKQREDLKNKKKMGDTGLEDKAGDSTQDRQQLVAEWQQKQPKANRPSMQLTETVPSEITATDTSKKCLEGGDSAVPVASKSKEADIPIAIGNSFLALSDNEKTGPDLIEKILVDASETKYDNIINIDPDQDGQQPDSLRLKGGASLDHNADLKVLALENAMKIQKLEAYIQEQEVKKKRGRPPGSRRGGKTLHTPAADSIKNRLRKSTDLGQKVQNFVIEEPESASLRTMHNLAAKSWAAEMELEETPSPDF from the coding sequence ATGGACTCCGGTCGCTTGCCTCATGGCGACCACGATCGATCGGCGTTGAACCTCCCTGTTATTTCCAACAACTTCTCTAGATCTTCCCCAGAGAAGCTGTCACAAGCGGAAATCCCTACTGGTAATGAGAAAAACCCTAGTGATATTGATGAAACAGTCATGGTGGAGGAGGTTGTTCCCACCAGCGAGAAAGAAGCGGTTCCAACCTCCTCTTCAGGGAAGAAGACTACTTATGCTGCTGCCTTAGGGCCACGGGTAAGAAAACCGGATCTCTCTGCTCATAGATTTCAGGCccttcacacctcttcttcaGGAGGCATCGACACTTTGAAGATTCCCTCGGACTTCTTACAACAACGTGTTATGGAGTTTAAGTTTGCTCTCATAGGGAGATTGATGTTACGTAAAGGATCGAAACCTAGGCTTACACAAGATCTAAAGGCTGAATTACAAAAAATTTGGAATACTTCTCAAGAATGGCAGTTGATACCGATGGGAAAAGGTTTTTTTACCCTAAAATTTAGTTCGTTGGCGGACAAAAAGGTGGCTAAGGAGAAGCTAAATCTTGAGATATCTGACGGTTGTTTGCGTCTTAGGGAATGGGTTCCGAAATTTGACCCCTATAAAGAGTGCTCCTCAttggctcaagtttgggtgcgcATTTACTATTTACCAATTGAATTATGGCATCCGGAAGTGATAGCGGCTGTTGGACGTTACTTGGGAAATCCGATCCGCATTGATGGTGGTTCGGCGGACAGAGATGTGGGTCATTATGCTCGGGTCCTAATTGAAATTGATCTTGCCTTACCTCTACGGGAATCCTTGATGATTGATGAGGATAATAGTTCCATCTATATTGAGTTCAGTTATGAGTCCTTGCCTACGTTTTGCAATCACTGCAAAATTGTTGGTCATACACCAGAGAAATGCAGAAAACTTAAGCAGAGGGAAGATCTtaagaacaagaaaaaaatgGGAGATACGGGTTTGGAGGACAAGGCCGGAGACTCGACCCAAGATAGGCAACAGTTGGTGGCTGAATGGCAGCAAAAACAGCCGAAGGCCAACCGGCCATCGATGCAGTTAACTGAGACGGTCCCTTCTGAGATTACTGCTACAGACACCTCGAAGAAGTGCTTAGAGGGTGGGGATAGTGCGGTTCCGGTTGCTTCTAAGAGTAAGGAAGCTGATATTCCTATCGCTATTGGTAACTCTTTCCTGGCTCTTTCGGATAATGAGAAGACGGGTCCGGATTTGATTGAAAAGATCTTGGTTGATGCTTCGGAGACTAAGTATGACAACATCATTAACATTGATCCTGATCAGGATGGGCAGCAACCTGATTCCCTCAGACTAAAAGGGGGGGCGTCCCTGGATCATAATGCTGATCTCAAGGTGCTAGCGCTTGAGAATGctatgaaaattcaaaaattggaGGCCTACATTCAAGAGCAGGAGGTCAAGAAGAAACGTGGAAGGCCTCCGGGTTCGAGGAGGGGAGGAAAGACTCTTCATACGCCTGCAGCTGACTCTATTAAGAATAGACTCCGAAAATCCACAGATTTGGGACAAAAGGTCCAGAACTTTGTCATCGAGGAGCCAGAGAGTGCGAGTTTACGCACGATGCATAACTTGGCTGCTAAAAGTTGGGCGGCGGAAATGGAGCTGGAGGAAACTCCATCTCCAGATTTTTGA